A region from the Lentisphaera profundi genome encodes:
- a CDS encoding formylglycine-generating enzyme family protein → MKKKTKLSEEQIKLAEKLKIKLVDKQLRDQLKATKKSSNKTILILGALLLVTLSLALSFLKSDSKAAQSTLIDKTKLISTSLQASFSPPFSQLPVDLKSTLKQTIIHPPHNTTEMNETLILQRECIIKYGLPLEVENKFGMKFRLIPPGQFLMGSPQTEANRTSTELLHESEIKYPFYLQKFETIQKTWQAVTNKNPAKTPKPDFPIQDVSFNDCLFFFQALNTQLNLAQHSYTLPSEKEWEYATRAGSHTPWHFGKDLKLAPAYVISKYNAFPRYEKNHLLPNAFGLFNTHGNMQEFTRSPFFIYECKKDQYAHSWDFKIYDGDHPEDIVLPRNNFKVETRSQGRQTGLYFHDANNDGLWTNSEIIWAAKDPLDPIYKSSRDTFIWRGDQNKDTDLTSFDKLRGVNGNLYYNDKNADLSWSPGEEIWGYNEWKRYKSGYQIVRGGAWSLELKYSRSAMRFTHSNNDKGSYIGMRSCRPLYKLKELPLEQQSKNRAAWDSFQEGLTADKTLE, encoded by the coding sequence ATGAAAAAAAAAACCAAGTTAAGTGAAGAACAAATTAAACTTGCTGAAAAACTCAAAATTAAGTTAGTCGACAAACAACTCCGCGATCAGCTTAAAGCAACTAAAAAATCTAGCAACAAAACCATTTTAATTCTTGGTGCTTTACTATTAGTCACTCTATCTCTGGCTTTATCTTTTTTAAAAAGCGACTCAAAAGCAGCCCAATCCACCTTAATAGATAAAACAAAGTTAATTTCCACCTCACTACAAGCATCTTTCTCCCCCCCCTTTTCTCAACTCCCAGTGGACCTCAAAAGCACTCTTAAACAAACAATCATTCATCCACCACACAACACGACCGAAATGAATGAAACCCTTATTCTACAACGTGAATGCATCATAAAATACGGACTCCCTTTAGAGGTAGAAAATAAGTTTGGCATGAAATTCAGACTGATTCCCCCAGGACAATTTCTCATGGGAAGCCCACAGACCGAAGCCAATAGAACTTCCACAGAATTACTCCATGAAAGCGAGATCAAATACCCCTTTTATCTACAAAAATTTGAAACCATTCAAAAAACATGGCAGGCTGTTACAAACAAAAATCCTGCCAAAACGCCGAAACCAGATTTTCCAATACAGGATGTCAGCTTCAATGATTGCTTATTCTTTTTTCAAGCACTTAATACACAACTCAATCTCGCTCAACATAGCTACACTTTACCATCGGAAAAAGAATGGGAATATGCAACACGCGCGGGGAGCCATACTCCTTGGCACTTCGGTAAAGACCTCAAGCTTGCTCCAGCATATGTAATATCGAAATACAACGCCTTTCCTCGTTATGAAAAAAATCACTTGCTACCAAATGCTTTTGGTCTTTTCAATACCCATGGCAATATGCAAGAATTCACCCGCTCACCTTTTTTCATCTATGAATGCAAAAAAGATCAATACGCTCACTCATGGGATTTCAAAATCTATGATGGCGACCACCCTGAAGATATCGTTTTACCCCGAAACAACTTCAAAGTTGAAACACGTAGCCAAGGCCGTCAAACAGGCCTTTATTTTCACGATGCCAATAACGATGGCCTATGGACGAATAGTGAAATAATTTGGGCCGCTAAAGATCCTTTAGATCCCATTTACAAAAGTAGCAGGGACACTTTCATCTGGAGAGGCGATCAAAATAAAGATACCGATCTCACGAGTTTTGATAAGCTACGAGGCGTAAATGGAAACCTTTATTATAACGACAAAAATGCTGACTTATCTTGGAGTCCAGGAGAAGAAATCTGGGGTTACAATGAATGGAAACGTTATAAGAGTGGTTATCAAATTGTTCGAGGTGGCGCTTGGTCTCTTGAATTAAAGTACTCTAGGTCCGCAATGCGTTTCACTCATTCCAATAATGATAAAGGTTCTTATATAGGAATGCGTTCCTGTCGACCCTTATACAAACTCAAGGAACTACCCCTAGAGCAACAGTCTAAAAACAGAGCCGCTTGGGATAGCTTTCAAGAGGGTCTTACAGCTGATAAAACCTTAGAGTAA
- a CDS encoding ArsB/NhaD family transporter has protein sequence MFWLGTLIFLGTYVVIASEKVHKSAAAMGGAMLMLLFVLPGVNHGNQAADISSGDNLPLETVAENQGTVALHLDSFAQNINFDVIFTLAGMMVLVNVLSETGLFQYVAIKSAKIAKGSPINTLLLLVFATAILSAFLDNVTTILLIAPVTLVVAAELEVPPIPFLLCETMASNIGGSATLIGDPPNLIIGSYAGLSFSAFMVNLSPFILVCLFFYMLALWFYYRKRMVVTIEKRARIMAFNEKEAITDKKKLIKGGSIMLLTLLGFLFHGMLHLEPSVVAMTGATCALISCSDNVDHALEKIEWGTLFFFMGLFILVKGAEEAGLMDELGKLLVYMNDWHPLAIILTIMWVGGLCAAIMNNVSFTAAAVIIIGQFIGTHEFFEVRLHEELLWWALALGVCLGGNGSAVGAAANMCTMGIAEKNGHKISFKDFFIYGIPVTIVTLIGASAYITLRFYQL, from the coding sequence ATGTTCTGGTTGGGTACTTTAATATTCCTCGGAACCTATGTAGTTATTGCCAGTGAAAAAGTTCACAAAAGTGCCGCTGCAATGGGGGGAGCTATGCTCATGCTTTTGTTTGTTTTACCTGGTGTGAATCATGGGAATCAGGCAGCTGATATAAGTAGTGGAGATAATCTTCCACTGGAGACAGTAGCGGAGAATCAAGGGACTGTTGCATTACACTTAGATTCTTTTGCCCAAAATATAAATTTTGATGTGATCTTTACCTTGGCAGGAATGATGGTCTTAGTTAATGTTTTGAGTGAAACGGGCTTGTTTCAGTACGTTGCGATTAAATCTGCGAAGATAGCAAAAGGCTCTCCTATTAACACTTTATTACTATTGGTATTTGCGACAGCTATTCTATCAGCATTTTTAGATAATGTGACGACTATTTTATTAATAGCACCCGTAACCCTAGTTGTAGCGGCAGAACTTGAAGTACCGCCAATTCCTTTTTTGCTTTGCGAAACTATGGCATCTAATATAGGTGGTTCTGCGACTTTAATTGGTGATCCACCCAACCTGATTATCGGTTCTTATGCGGGACTTTCTTTTAGTGCATTTATGGTTAACCTTTCGCCATTTATTCTAGTGTGCTTATTCTTTTATATGCTTGCTCTATGGTTTTATTATCGCAAGAGAATGGTAGTTACCATAGAGAAGCGTGCGAGAATCATGGCTTTCAATGAAAAAGAAGCGATAACAGATAAAAAGAAATTAATTAAGGGGGGCAGTATTATGCTCCTGACCTTACTGGGTTTTTTATTCCATGGGATGTTGCATCTTGAGCCATCGGTGGTGGCAATGACGGGGGCTACATGTGCTCTTATTAGTTGTTCAGATAATGTGGATCATGCATTAGAGAAAATAGAGTGGGGAACCTTATTTTTCTTCATGGGTTTATTTATACTGGTGAAAGGAGCTGAAGAGGCTGGTTTGATGGATGAGTTAGGTAAGCTTTTAGTCTACATGAATGATTGGCATCCTTTGGCCATTATTCTCACCATAATGTGGGTAGGGGGACTTTGTGCCGCTATTATGAATAATGTGTCTTTTACTGCAGCAGCAGTTATTATCATTGGTCAATTTATTGGGACGCATGAGTTTTTTGAAGTAAGGCTTCACGAAGAATTACTTTGGTGGGCCTTGGCCTTGGGAGTCTGTTTAGGTGGTAATGGTTCTGCTGTAGGTGCCGCGGCAAATATGTGTACAATGGGTATTGCCGAAAAAAATGGCCACAAGATTTCATTTAAAGACTTCTTTATCTACGGGATACCTGTTACAATAGTCACCTTAATAGGTGCAAGTGCGTATATTACTCTAAGGTTTTATCAGCTGTAA